A genomic window from Streptomyces sp. HUAS YS2 includes:
- the hutH gene encoding histidine ammonia-lyase: protein MHSVVLGTSGTTAQDVIDVARHGARVELSPVALQALAAARAVVDALAAKPEPVYGVSTGFGALATRHISHELRAQLQRNIVRSHAAGMGPRVEREVVRALMFLRLKTVASGHTGVRPEVAQTMADLLNAGITPVVHEYGSLGCSGDLAPLSHCALALMGEGDAEGPDGVVKPAGELLAAHGIAPVELREKEGLALLNGTDGMLGMLCMALADLDTLYKTADITAALSLEALLGTDKVLRPELHAIRPHPGQGASAANMLAVLDGSELTGHFQADEAPRVQDAYSIRCAPQVAGAGRDTVAHARLVAERELASAVDNPVVLADGRVESNGNFHGAPVAYVLDFLAIAAADLGSIAERRTDRLLDKNRSHGLPPFLADDAGVDSGLMIAQYTQAALVSEMKRLAVPASADSIPSSAMQEDHVSMGWSAARKLRTAIGNLNRILAVELYAATRGIELRHGLTPAPASQAAIEALRGAGVQGPGPDRFLAPDLEAADVFVRSGKLVTAVETVTGPLA, encoded by the coding sequence ATGCACTCCGTCGTGCTGGGGACGTCCGGCACCACCGCGCAGGACGTCATCGACGTCGCCCGTCACGGCGCCCGTGTCGAGCTCTCGCCCGTGGCGCTGCAGGCGCTCGCCGCCGCGCGGGCGGTCGTCGACGCGCTCGCCGCCAAGCCCGAGCCCGTCTACGGCGTCTCGACCGGCTTCGGTGCGCTCGCCACCCGGCACATCAGCCACGAGCTCCGCGCCCAGCTGCAGCGCAACATCGTCCGCTCGCACGCCGCCGGCATGGGCCCGCGCGTCGAGCGCGAGGTCGTGCGCGCGCTGATGTTCCTGCGGCTCAAGACCGTGGCCTCCGGCCACACCGGCGTCCGCCCCGAGGTCGCCCAGACCATGGCCGACCTGCTCAACGCCGGCATCACCCCGGTCGTCCACGAGTACGGCTCGCTCGGCTGCTCCGGCGACCTCGCGCCGCTCTCCCACTGCGCCCTCGCGCTCATGGGCGAGGGCGACGCGGAGGGCCCGGACGGCGTCGTGAAGCCCGCCGGCGAGCTGCTCGCCGCGCACGGCATCGCCCCCGTCGAGCTCCGCGAGAAGGAGGGCCTGGCCCTCCTCAACGGCACCGACGGCATGCTCGGCATGCTCTGCATGGCCCTCGCCGACCTCGACACCCTCTACAAGACCGCCGACATCACCGCGGCGCTCTCCCTGGAGGCCCTGCTCGGCACGGACAAGGTCCTCCGCCCCGAGCTGCACGCCATCCGCCCCCACCCGGGCCAGGGCGCCTCCGCCGCCAACATGCTCGCGGTCCTCGACGGCTCCGAGCTCACCGGCCACTTCCAGGCCGACGAGGCCCCGCGCGTGCAGGACGCGTACTCGATCCGCTGCGCCCCGCAGGTCGCCGGCGCCGGCCGCGACACCGTCGCGCACGCCCGCCTCGTCGCCGAGCGCGAGCTGGCGTCCGCCGTCGACAACCCGGTCGTGCTCGCCGACGGCCGCGTCGAGTCCAACGGCAACTTCCACGGCGCCCCCGTCGCGTACGTCCTCGACTTCCTCGCGATCGCCGCCGCCGACCTCGGCTCCATCGCCGAGCGCCGCACGGACCGGCTCCTCGACAAGAACCGCTCGCACGGCCTCCCGCCGTTCCTCGCCGACGACGCCGGCGTCGACTCCGGCCTGATGATCGCCCAGTACACGCAGGCCGCCCTGGTCAGCGAGATGAAGCGGCTCGCCGTCCCGGCCTCCGCGGACTCGATCCCGTCCTCCGCGATGCAGGAGGACCATGTCTCCATGGGCTGGTCCGCCGCCCGCAAGCTGCGCACCGCGATCGGCAACCTCAACCGGATCCTCGCCGTCGAGCTGTACGCCGCCACCCGCGGCATCGAGCTCCGCCACGGCCTCACCCCGGCCCCCGCCTCCCAGGCGGCCATCGAGGCCCTGCGCGGCGCCGGTGTCCAGGGCCCCGGCCCGGACCGCTTCCTCGCCCCCGACCTGGAGGCCGCCGACGTCTTCGTCCGCAGCGGCAAGCTCGTCACCGCCGTCGAGACGGTGACCGGCCCGCTGGCCTAG
- a CDS encoding BTAD domain-containing putative transcriptional regulator: MEFRLLGPFEARHDGERVLLGSRRQERVLLAVLLLEPGAAVTTDRLIGLLWNGEPPASARATVHTYVGRLRAALRPYGLRVDTRHDGYALDLDPDEHAVDVREFLDLVGQAAVAGDPGEKVPCYDRALALWRGPLLADLTDDALRDRLGGRLAELRLTALEQRAEAQLTMGLHDRVLADLTPLADELPAREGLVAVRMTAMYRVGRQAEALALYERTRAHLADELGIAPGPALGTLHDRILRADPRLDRPPAPLYAVRVGEEWLPWSTSGHPALEFCNTYAGWHHTPRVPGSDWLRTYRTLAVWAGHLDLADQGVVAQLVDRAERRPDEAERALAEAKEFRTRLYACLTDPGDARAFAVVASAAREAARGAVLTLAPDGLAHWRLTPAAGLRLPLHATARAAADLLTDPRRFTIRSCPSDDCGWLFLDSTGRRRWCSLSTCGATRKL; this comes from the coding sequence ATGGAATTCCGGCTGCTCGGCCCCTTCGAGGCGCGCCACGACGGAGAGCGCGTGCTGCTCGGCAGCCGCCGTCAGGAGCGCGTCCTGCTCGCCGTCCTGCTGCTGGAACCAGGTGCGGCGGTGACCACGGACCGCCTCATCGGCCTGCTGTGGAACGGCGAGCCGCCGGCGTCCGCGCGCGCGACCGTCCACACGTACGTCGGCCGGCTGAGGGCCGCCCTTCGCCCGTACGGGCTGCGTGTCGACACCCGCCACGACGGGTACGCGCTCGACCTGGATCCTGACGAACACGCCGTGGACGTACGGGAGTTCCTCGACCTGGTCGGGCAGGCGGCGGTGGCGGGCGACCCCGGTGAGAAGGTGCCCTGCTACGACCGGGCGCTCGCGCTGTGGCGCGGCCCGCTGCTGGCCGACCTGACCGACGACGCGCTCCGCGACCGGCTCGGCGGCCGCCTCGCCGAACTGCGCCTGACCGCGCTGGAGCAGCGGGCCGAGGCCCAACTCACCATGGGCCTGCACGACCGGGTCCTCGCGGACCTGACCCCACTCGCCGACGAACTCCCCGCCCGCGAGGGCCTGGTGGCCGTCCGGATGACCGCGATGTACCGAGTGGGCCGCCAGGCCGAGGCGCTCGCCCTGTACGAGCGGACCCGCGCGCACCTGGCCGACGAACTCGGCATCGCCCCCGGGCCCGCGCTCGGCACCCTCCACGACCGCATCCTCCGCGCCGACCCACGCCTCGACCGGCCGCCCGCCCCGCTGTACGCGGTCCGGGTCGGCGAGGAGTGGCTGCCCTGGTCCACGAGCGGACACCCGGCGCTGGAGTTCTGCAACACGTACGCGGGCTGGCACCACACCCCGCGCGTCCCCGGCTCCGACTGGCTGCGCACGTACCGCACCCTGGCGGTGTGGGCCGGGCACCTGGACCTCGCGGACCAGGGCGTCGTCGCCCAGCTCGTCGACCGCGCCGAGCGCCGGCCGGACGAGGCGGAGCGGGCGCTGGCCGAGGCGAAGGAGTTCCGTACCCGGCTGTACGCGTGCCTCACCGACCCCGGCGACGCGCGCGCCTTCGCCGTGGTCGCGTCGGCGGCCCGCGAGGCGGCACGCGGCGCGGTACTCACCCTCGCCCCCGACGGCCTCGCCCACTGGCGCCTCACCCCCGCCGCGGGCCTGCGCCTCCCGCTCCACGCCACCGCCAGGGCCGCCGCCGACCTCCTCACGGACCCGCGCCGCTTCACGATCCGCAGCTGCCCGAGCGACGACTGCGGCTGGCTCTTCCTCGACTCCACGGGTCGGCGCCGCTGGTGCTCCCTGTCGACGTGCGGAGCGACGCGGAAGCTGTGA
- a CDS encoding class I SAM-dependent methyltransferase, producing the protein MTHTARARSFDRAAASYAANRPSYPPALYDALEELVGRPLRGARVADVGAGTGLATAVLHGRGARVVAVEPGPGMAAQFRLGLPGVPLVLGVGDELPLASGSMDIVTYAQAWHWTDPRRSVPEALRVLRPGGALALWWNDSDGAVPWIAEQDARMRRLFGAEDAAHDPLDRFRRLPAELAFARRQVTWMRRVPLATHLGNLASYSDFLVLGEDTTRAFMEQERELLGLVFPDGTVEERYVASLAIARR; encoded by the coding sequence ATGACCCATACCGCACGGGCTCGTTCGTTCGACCGGGCGGCCGCCTCCTACGCCGCCAACCGTCCCTCGTACCCGCCCGCGCTGTACGACGCGCTCGAGGAACTCGTCGGCCGGCCGCTGCGCGGTGCGCGGGTCGCGGACGTCGGGGCCGGCACCGGGCTCGCGACCGCCGTGCTGCACGGGCGCGGCGCGCGCGTCGTCGCCGTCGAGCCCGGTCCGGGGATGGCCGCCCAGTTCCGGCTCGGGCTGCCCGGCGTCCCCCTGGTCCTCGGTGTCGGCGACGAACTGCCGCTCGCCTCCGGGTCCATGGACATCGTCACGTACGCGCAGGCCTGGCACTGGACCGACCCGCGCCGCTCCGTCCCCGAGGCGCTCCGCGTCCTCCGCCCCGGCGGGGCGCTCGCGCTCTGGTGGAACGACTCGGACGGCGCCGTCCCCTGGATCGCGGAGCAGGACGCCCGCATGCGCCGTCTCTTCGGCGCGGAGGACGCCGCCCACGATCCGCTCGACCGGTTCCGCCGCCTCCCAGCCGAACTCGCCTTCGCCCGCCGCCAGGTGACGTGGATGCGGCGGGTCCCGCTCGCCACGCACCTCGGGAACCTCGCCAGCTACTCCGACTTCCTCGTCCTCGGCGAGGACACGACACGCGCCTTCATGGAGCAGGAGCGCGAGCTGCTGGGCCTCGTCTTCCCGGACGGCACCGTCGAGGAGCGGTACGTGGCCAGCCTCGCGATCGCCCGCCGCTGA
- a CDS encoding response regulator transcription factor gives MSTRILIADDQDDVRSGFRLILDSQPDMTVVAEAADGVAAVDLARTLRPDVVLADIRMPKRDGLEVTRLLAAETKVIVVTTFDLDDYVHTALRHGACGFLLKRSGPALLIEAVRAAMAGDTLISPQITVRLLRHLAPQPGRTRPEDPLTPREREIARLVAQGLTNAEIATELIVTPGTVKTHLANVQAKLDVRNRVGIASWAWRSGLA, from the coding sequence ATGAGCACCCGGATCCTCATCGCCGACGACCAGGACGACGTACGCAGCGGCTTCCGGCTCATCCTGGACTCGCAACCGGACATGACCGTCGTCGCCGAGGCGGCCGACGGCGTCGCCGCCGTCGACCTCGCCCGTACGCTCCGCCCCGACGTCGTCCTCGCCGACATCCGGATGCCGAAGCGCGACGGCCTGGAGGTCACGCGGCTGCTGGCCGCCGAGACGAAGGTGATCGTGGTGACCACCTTCGACCTCGACGACTACGTCCACACTGCCCTGCGCCACGGCGCCTGCGGCTTCCTGCTCAAGCGCTCGGGCCCGGCGCTGCTGATCGAGGCGGTACGGGCGGCGATGGCCGGCGACACCCTGATCAGCCCGCAGATCACCGTCCGCCTGCTCCGCCACCTCGCCCCCCAGCCCGGCCGCACCCGCCCCGAGGACCCGCTGACCCCGCGCGAGCGCGAGATCGCGCGCCTGGTCGCGCAGGGCCTGACCAACGCGGAGATCGCCACGGAGCTGATCGTCACACCGGGCACGGTGAAGACCCATCTCGCCAACGTCCAAGCCAAGTTGGACGTCCGCAACCGGGTCGGCATCGCGTCCTGGGCTTGGCGGTCCGGCCTGGCGTGA
- a CDS encoding L,D-transpeptidase, whose amino-acid sequence MEKRVIMDGKRRKKGLAAASALLGGVLVLSACSGGDGDGAASAKTPESQAQVDEAAAQKTSKAQISITPKNGAVNASINKDTKVTVSGGTLTQVTMTTEGGKSVKGEMSADGTSWAPTEQLDRATVYKIAATAKDADGLEAHENSSFTTVSQANSFIGNFTPEDGSTVGVGMPVSINFNKAITDKKAVQGGITVSSSSGQEVVGHWFGNQRLDFRPDQYWTEGSTVTLKLDLDGVEGAQGVFGVQQKTVTFKIGRNQVSTVDVATKTMTVKRNGQVVKTIPISAGSPDNPTYNGQMVISEKFKETRMNGATVGFTDDDGKGEYDIKDVPHAMRLSTSGTFIHGNYWGPDSIFGSTNTSHGCVGLNDVKGAGDPNQSAAWLYDNSIVGDVVVVKNSKDKTIAPDNGLNGWNLDWASWKAGSAV is encoded by the coding sequence ATGGAGAAGCGTGTGATCATGGACGGCAAGCGGCGCAAGAAGGGCCTCGCGGCCGCCTCGGCGCTGCTCGGCGGCGTTCTGGTGCTCTCGGCGTGCAGCGGCGGGGACGGCGACGGCGCGGCGAGCGCGAAGACGCCGGAGTCGCAGGCGCAGGTCGACGAGGCGGCGGCGCAGAAGACGTCCAAGGCGCAGATATCCATCACGCCGAAGAACGGCGCGGTGAACGCGTCGATCAACAAGGACACCAAGGTCACCGTCAGCGGCGGCACGCTCACCCAGGTCACCATGACCACCGAGGGCGGCAAGTCCGTCAAGGGCGAGATGTCCGCGGACGGCACCAGCTGGGCGCCCACCGAACAGCTGGACCGCGCCACCGTCTACAAGATCGCCGCGACGGCGAAGGACGCGGACGGCCTGGAGGCGCACGAGAACTCCTCCTTCACCACCGTCTCCCAGGCCAACAGCTTCATCGGCAACTTCACGCCCGAGGACGGCTCCACGGTCGGCGTCGGCATGCCCGTCTCGATCAACTTCAACAAGGCGATCACGGACAAGAAGGCCGTCCAGGGCGGCATCACCGTCAGCTCCAGCTCCGGCCAGGAGGTCGTCGGCCACTGGTTCGGCAACCAGCGCCTGGACTTCCGCCCGGACCAGTACTGGACCGAGGGCTCGACCGTCACGCTGAAGCTGGACCTCGACGGCGTCGAGGGCGCGCAGGGCGTCTTCGGCGTCCAGCAGAAGACCGTCACCTTCAAGATCGGCCGCAACCAGGTCTCGACCGTCGACGTCGCCACCAAGACGATGACGGTCAAGCGGAACGGCCAGGTCGTCAAGACGATCCCGATCTCCGCCGGCTCCCCGGACAACCCGACCTACAACGGTCAGATGGTGATCTCCGAGAAGTTCAAGGAGACCCGGATGAACGGCGCGACCGTCGGCTTCACGGACGACGACGGCAAGGGCGAGTACGACATCAAGGACGTGCCGCACGCCATGCGCCTGTCCACCTCCGGCACGTTCATCCACGGCAACTACTGGGGTCCGGACTCGATCTTCGGCTCCACGAACACCAGCCACGGCTGCGTGGGCCTGAACGACGTCAAGGGCGCCGGCGACCCGAACCAGTCCGCCGCGTGGCTCTACGACAACTCGATCGTCGGTGACGTCGTGGTCGTGAAGAACTCCAAGGACAAGACGATCGCCCCCGACAACGGCCTGAACGGCTGGAACCTGGACTGGGCGTCCTGGAAGGCCGGCTCCGCGGTCTGA
- a CDS encoding adenylate/guanylate cyclase domain-containing protein, producing MTVDDANSGGGATHHTPHHVVDHTAEPTDDPLAIRLEQLILGADRRYTPFQAARTAGVSMELASRFWRAMGFADIGQAKALTEADVLALRRLAGLVEAGLLSEPMAVQVARSTGQTTARLAEWQIDSFLEGLTEPPEPGMTRTEVTYPLVELLLPELEEFLVYVWRRQLAAATGRVVQAADDEEMVDRRLAVGFADLVGFTRLTRRLEEEELGELVEAFETTCADLVAAHGGRLIKTLGDEVLYCADDAGTAAEIALRLIETLTPDETMPALRVGIAFGTVTTRMGDVFGTTVNLASRLTSIAPKDAVLVDGALAEELTRTGEAPVSETQAAEEAARAEKEGEEPPSYRFALQPMWQRPVRGLGVVEPWQLSRRPT from the coding sequence GTGACCGTCGACGACGCGAACTCAGGTGGCGGGGCCACCCATCACACCCCCCACCATGTCGTCGATCACACGGCCGAGCCGACCGACGACCCCTTGGCGATCCGCCTCGAGCAGCTCATCCTGGGCGCGGACCGGCGCTACACGCCCTTTCAGGCGGCCCGTACCGCCGGTGTCTCCATGGAGCTGGCCTCGCGTTTCTGGCGGGCGATGGGCTTCGCCGACATCGGGCAGGCCAAGGCGCTCACCGAGGCGGACGTCCTGGCGCTGCGCCGGCTCGCCGGTCTCGTCGAGGCCGGGCTGCTGAGCGAGCCGATGGCGGTGCAGGTCGCCCGGTCCACCGGGCAGACCACCGCCCGGCTGGCCGAATGGCAGATCGATTCCTTCCTGGAGGGCCTCACCGAGCCGCCCGAGCCGGGCATGACCCGGACCGAGGTGACGTACCCGCTGGTCGAGCTGCTCCTGCCCGAGCTGGAGGAGTTCCTGGTGTACGTGTGGCGGCGCCAGCTCGCCGCCGCGACCGGCCGCGTCGTGCAGGCCGCGGACGACGAGGAGATGGTCGACCGCCGCCTCGCCGTCGGCTTCGCCGACCTGGTCGGCTTCACCCGGCTGACCCGCCGCCTCGAGGAGGAGGAGCTGGGCGAGCTGGTCGAGGCCTTCGAGACGACCTGCGCCGACCTGGTCGCCGCGCACGGCGGCCGGCTGATCAAGACCCTCGGCGACGAGGTGCTGTACTGCGCCGACGACGCCGGCACCGCCGCGGAGATCGCGCTGCGGCTGATCGAGACCCTGACCCCGGACGAGACGATGCCCGCGCTGCGGGTCGGCATCGCGTTCGGCACGGTGACGACGCGGATGGGCGACGTCTTCGGCACGACCGTGAACCTGGCGAGCCGGCTCACGTCGATAGCGCCCAAGGACGCCGTGCTCGTCGACGGCGCGCTCGCCGAGGAGCTGACCCGGACCGGGGAGGCCCCCGTCTCGGAGACGCAGGCGGCGGAGGAGGCGGCCCGCGCGGAGAAGGAGGGCGAGGAGCCCCCGTCGTACCGCTTCGCGCTGCAGCCGATGTGGCAGCGGCCGGTACGCGGACTCGGAGTCGTGGAGCCCTGGCAGCTGAGCCGCCGTCCCACCTAG
- a CDS encoding sensor domain-containing diguanylate cyclase, translated as MGDDVRLRAVVALAQAMAAAHTPRESWRAAALGAAAGLGGSFAAVSVWERDHGRLKVLVNAGERALGEEEFPDSETYPVHEFPEITEFLHERWAGGGGPDAWVETDADEPPTGRVLGLRKRGRGSCVVAPIVLHGRAWGELYVARPAGAPVFGADDAGFATVLSAVVAAGIAQAERLEEVRKLAFTDPLTGLANRRAVDARLDEAVERYRTDGTVVSLVVCDLNGLKLVNDTHGHAVGDRLLERFGSVLSRCGAMLPGALSARLGGDEFCLLSVGPTADEVVRVADELCVRAEELELGEGVACGVASTGDEIGPLRSARRLFRLADAAQYQAKAARSAKPVVAGRDGAVVRLADAPPPHPRDRRRFRDAPPV; from the coding sequence ATGGGAGATGATGTGCGGCTGCGGGCCGTAGTGGCCCTGGCGCAGGCGATGGCGGCGGCACACACCCCGCGGGAGTCCTGGCGGGCGGCGGCGCTCGGCGCCGCCGCCGGGCTGGGTGGCAGCTTCGCCGCGGTGTCGGTGTGGGAGCGGGACCACGGCCGTCTGAAGGTGCTGGTGAACGCGGGGGAGCGGGCCCTGGGCGAGGAGGAGTTCCCGGACTCCGAGACGTACCCGGTGCACGAGTTCCCCGAGATCACCGAGTTCCTGCACGAGCGATGGGCCGGTGGTGGCGGGCCCGACGCGTGGGTCGAGACCGACGCGGACGAACCGCCGACCGGGCGGGTCCTGGGGCTGCGCAAGCGCGGCCGGGGCTCCTGCGTGGTGGCCCCGATCGTGCTGCACGGACGGGCCTGGGGCGAGCTGTACGTGGCGCGGCCGGCCGGTGCGCCGGTCTTCGGCGCGGACGACGCGGGCTTCGCGACGGTGCTGTCTGCGGTGGTCGCGGCGGGGATCGCGCAGGCGGAGCGCCTGGAGGAGGTCCGCAAGCTGGCCTTCACCGACCCGCTGACGGGCCTGGCGAACCGCAGGGCGGTCGACGCCCGGCTCGACGAGGCGGTCGAGCGGTACCGGACGGACGGGACGGTGGTGAGTCTCGTCGTCTGCGACCTGAACGGTCTCAAGCTCGTCAACGACACCCACGGGCACGCGGTGGGCGACCGGCTGCTGGAACGGTTCGGCTCCGTTCTGTCGCGGTGCGGGGCGATGCTCCCCGGCGCGCTGTCGGCCCGGCTCGGCGGCGACGAGTTCTGCCTGCTGTCGGTGGGCCCCACGGCGGACGAGGTGGTGCGGGTCGCCGACGAGCTGTGCGTACGGGCCGAGGAGCTGGAGCTCGGCGAGGGCGTGGCCTGCGGCGTCGCGTCCACCGGGGACGAGATCGGCCCCCTCCGCTCGGCCCGCCGCCTGTTCCGCCTCGCGGACGCGGCCCAGTACCAGGCCAAGGCGGCCCGCTCGGCGAAGCCGGTGGTGGCCGGCCGCGACGGCGCGGTGGTCCGCCTCGCGGACGCCCCGCCTCCGCACCCGAGAGACCGCCGCCGTTTCCGCGACGCACCCCCGGTGTGA
- a CDS encoding VanZ family protein, with product MNHNASLPVPPRRPRRRTLQIVLFGLAVLGVVGGLFVVRGPLLMAGPMCMAGRWDRCLGTFNGVVLMVVVAVPVAVLVAWVLAWRRRAAGVAGAWRMSLAEVGMVHGTVPLVWLTLMPGAGAGVVPARVSLVPLRDLATMGTLGIVGNLLIFAALGFFAPMRFAALASVPRILALGAGCSVLVETAQYVLRLDRVSSVDDVLVNATGAVLAALASRRWWRAADVARPALVPVG from the coding sequence GTGAACCACAACGCATCCTTGCCCGTGCCGCCCCGTCGCCCGCGCCGTCGCACGCTGCAGATCGTGCTCTTCGGGCTGGCCGTGCTCGGCGTGGTGGGCGGACTGTTCGTCGTGCGGGGGCCGCTCCTGATGGCAGGGCCGATGTGCATGGCCGGGCGGTGGGACCGCTGCCTCGGGACGTTCAACGGTGTGGTCCTCATGGTGGTGGTCGCGGTGCCCGTCGCCGTGCTCGTGGCCTGGGTGCTGGCGTGGCGGCGGCGGGCCGCCGGGGTCGCGGGGGCGTGGCGGATGTCGCTGGCCGAGGTGGGCATGGTCCACGGGACCGTGCCGCTCGTCTGGCTGACCCTGATGCCCGGCGCCGGAGCCGGCGTCGTCCCCGCTCGCGTCAGCCTCGTGCCGCTGCGGGACCTGGCCACGATGGGGACGCTCGGGATCGTCGGCAACCTGCTGATCTTCGCGGCCCTCGGCTTCTTCGCACCGATGCGCTTCGCGGCCCTCGCGTCCGTGCCGCGGATCCTGGCGCTCGGTGCGGGCTGCTCGGTCCTGGTCGAGACCGCGCAGTACGTCCTGCGGCTGGACCGGGTGTCCTCCGTGGACGACGTCCTCGTCAACGCCACCGGCGCCGTACTCGCCGCACTGGCGTCGCGCCGCTGGTGGCGCGCCGCGGACGTGGCTCGCCCCGCCTTGGTGCCGGTCGGCTGA
- a CDS encoding enoyl-CoA hydratase/isomerase family protein yields MSEQRFGEFVAVRRHDQGYVAELVLDRPKAMNAVSSEMARSIGAACDALAADPSVRVTVLTSSNEKAFCVGADLKERNSFTDAELVRQRPTARGAYTGVLELPMPTVAAVHGFALGGGFELALACDVIVADATAVVGLPEVSVGVIPGGGGTQLLPRRVGAARAAELVFTARRVKAVEARELGLVDLLEEDARTAALELAGRIAANSPVGLRAAKRAMRLGQGLDLRAGLEVEDAAWRSVAFSGDRAEGVAAFNEKRKPNWPGE; encoded by the coding sequence ATGTCCGAGCAGCGTTTTGGGGAGTTCGTCGCCGTACGTCGGCACGACCAGGGGTACGTCGCCGAGCTCGTCCTCGACCGGCCCAAGGCGATGAACGCGGTCTCGTCCGAGATGGCGCGGTCCATCGGGGCGGCCTGCGACGCGCTCGCCGCGGACCCGTCGGTGCGGGTGACGGTGCTGACCTCGTCGAACGAGAAGGCGTTCTGCGTCGGCGCGGACCTCAAGGAGCGGAACTCCTTCACGGACGCGGAGCTGGTCCGGCAGCGGCCGACGGCCCGCGGCGCGTACACCGGCGTGCTGGAGCTGCCGATGCCGACCGTCGCCGCGGTGCACGGCTTCGCGCTGGGCGGCGGCTTCGAGCTGGCGCTGGCCTGTGACGTGATCGTCGCGGACGCGACGGCCGTGGTCGGGCTGCCGGAGGTCTCGGTGGGCGTCATCCCGGGCGGCGGCGGTACGCAGCTGCTGCCGCGCCGGGTCGGTGCCGCGCGGGCGGCCGAGCTGGTGTTCACGGCGCGCCGGGTGAAGGCGGTGGAGGCCCGTGAGCTGGGCCTCGTCGATCTCCTGGAGGAGGACGCGCGGACCGCGGCGCTGGAGCTGGCCGGCCGGATCGCGGCGAACTCGCCGGTCGGGCTGCGGGCGGCGAAGCGCGCGATGCGGCTGGGGCAGGGTCTCGACCTGCGGGCGGGCCTGGAGGTCGAGGACGCGGCGTGGCGCTCGGTGGCCTTCTCCGGGGACCGCGCGGAGGGTGTGGCGGCGTTCAACGAGAAGCGGAAGCCGAACTGGCCGGGTGAGTGA
- a CDS encoding sensor histidine kinase, with product MTGTSGAVPAAPPVLAVLAVLAVLPAAVALTALVVGPAPFRARARRAAGRSAGVAGAALLAVLPVLEGTYGESRALFAGACLLVVLQAAAYRWSPRREAVAGGAVAAAAAALWTLPLLPDASFFEHVGLAAFWCVPSAGAAVVGGYPRLTERRRARAVHDAERAEQLRLAHDLHDFVAHDISGIVAQAQAARFVAGQDPAAALPALERIERAGLAALASLDRTVGALRVPLPGLAQVVELVARFGEEGGVRAEAAIGEGVEDALSREVAATVHRVVTEALTNVRRHAAGASRVEVRLVLDGAAVRLTVADDGTSPPPGARERGGTGLIALAERVRATGGDLRTAAAATGWTLTVTLPTTSAAPTRHPQETTTA from the coding sequence ATGACGGGAACGTCGGGGGCCGTACCGGCCGCTCCGCCCGTACTCGCCGTACTCGCTGTACTTGCCGTGCTGCCGGCGGCTGTTGCGCTGACCGCGCTCGTCGTCGGGCCGGCGCCGTTCAGGGCACGGGCGCGTCGGGCGGCGGGGCGGTCGGCCGGAGTGGCCGGGGCCGCGCTGCTCGCCGTACTGCCCGTGCTCGAAGGGACGTACGGGGAGTCCCGCGCGCTGTTCGCCGGGGCCTGCCTGCTCGTGGTGCTGCAGGCGGCGGCGTACCGCTGGAGTCCGCGCCGTGAGGCGGTGGCCGGTGGCGCTGTCGCCGCGGCGGCGGCCGCGCTGTGGACGCTCCCGCTGCTGCCGGACGCCTCGTTCTTCGAGCACGTGGGCCTGGCCGCGTTCTGGTGCGTGCCCTCCGCAGGGGCGGCCGTCGTCGGCGGCTACCCGCGTCTGACGGAGCGCCGCCGCGCCCGCGCCGTGCACGACGCCGAGCGGGCCGAGCAGTTGCGGCTCGCGCACGACCTGCACGACTTCGTCGCCCACGACATCAGCGGGATCGTCGCCCAGGCGCAGGCCGCCCGGTTCGTCGCCGGTCAGGACCCGGCCGCGGCGCTGCCCGCCCTCGAACGCATCGAGCGGGCCGGCCTGGCCGCCCTCGCCTCCCTGGACCGGACCGTCGGCGCGCTCCGTGTGCCGCTGCCCGGGCTGGCCCAAGTCGTCGAGCTGGTGGCCCGCTTCGGCGAGGAGGGCGGGGTACGCGCGGAGGCCGCGATCGGCGAGGGCGTCGAGGACGCGCTGTCCCGGGAGGTCGCCGCCACCGTGCACCGCGTGGTGACCGAGGCCCTGACCAACGTACGTCGGCACGCGGCCGGGGCGAGCCGCGTCGAGGTACGGCTGGTGCTCGACGGCGCGGCCGTACGGCTCACCGTCGCCGACGACGGCACGTCGCCGCCGCCCGGGGCGCGGGAGCGTGGCGGCACCGGCCTGATCGCCCTCGCCGAGCGCGTCCGCGCGACCGGTGGGGACCTGCGCACCGCCGCCGCCGCGACCGGCTGGACCCTGACCGTCACCCTCCCCACGACGTCCGCCGCGCCCACCCGGCATCCCCAGGAGACCACCACCGCATGA